From a single Ignavibacteria bacterium genomic region:
- a CDS encoding PhoH family protein yields MSEFEKKISLEGVDLQKLLGPNDIHLEILEEHFHSAIIVRGDQLILKGIQNEVEKIEKIIKEMIYAINTSGRLKEQDVKLILELTRNGKQAKGDEDFDKIILYTKDDVIKARTPGQLVYLKTALTNDICFAIGPAGTGKTYMAVALAVAALKKNLVKKIILTRPAVEAGEKLGYLPGDLREKIDPYLRPLYDALEDMLPSERVKAYLEKGIIEIIPLAYMRGRTLNRAFVILDEAQNTTDVQMKMFLTRLGTESKAIITGDITQIDLPVKTVSGLVKAQEILSGIEGVGFSFFEKADVVRHRLVKDIIEAYEKYYDN; encoded by the coding sequence AAAATCTCCCTTGAAGGCGTCGATCTGCAGAAACTTCTGGGACCCAATGATATTCATCTCGAGATACTCGAAGAACATTTTCATTCAGCGATAATCGTTCGCGGCGATCAGCTCATCCTCAAAGGTATCCAAAACGAGGTCGAGAAAATTGAAAAGATCATTAAGGAAATGATCTATGCAATAAACACCTCCGGAAGGCTCAAGGAGCAGGATGTAAAGCTTATCCTTGAACTCACAAGAAACGGAAAGCAGGCAAAAGGAGATGAAGACTTTGACAAGATCATCCTCTACACGAAGGATGATGTTATCAAAGCACGCACTCCCGGCCAGCTTGTCTATCTTAAAACCGCTCTGACCAACGATATTTGTTTCGCGATCGGTCCGGCGGGTACAGGAAAAACATACATGGCAGTCGCATTGGCAGTTGCGGCATTGAAGAAGAATCTCGTAAAAAAGATAATTCTCACCCGTCCCGCTGTGGAGGCAGGAGAAAAACTCGGTTATCTTCCGGGTGATCTCAGAGAGAAAATCGATCCGTACCTCCGTCCCCTTTACGATGCACTCGAGGATATGCTCCCTTCAGAGAGAGTAAAAGCATACCTTGAAAAAGGAATTATCGAGATAATCCCCCTAGCTTATATGCGTGGAAGAACCCTAAACCGCGCATTTGTCATCCTCGATGAAGCCCAAAACACTACCGATGTGCAGATGAAAATGTTCCTCACCCGTCTCGGTACAGAGTCGAAAGCTATCATAACGGGTGATATAACACAGATTGATTTGCCTGTAAAGACAGTCAGCGGTCTCGTAAAAGCACAGGAAATTTTGAGCGGTATCGAAGGTGTCGGATTTTCATTCTTTGAAAAGGCAGATGTGGTAAGGCACCGCCTTGTGAAAGATATCATAGAAGCATACGAAAAATATTACGACAATTAG